A portion of the Segatella copri DSM 18205 genome contains these proteins:
- a CDS encoding BamA/TamA family outer membrane protein, whose amino-acid sequence MSDMKQQNRLYLIIYVAALLMLSGQLITGCSSTSALKEDEQLFTGLVPIEYKNYEKGAYADSTITEMEYALASAPNGALFGSSYYRTPFPVRLWIWNAFSQSDGALAKWITKVFGSKPKLMANVNPQLRAQVAEHQLDKYGYFNGKVTYDVLTQSNPKKAKVAYQVDFGHLWTLDSMAYLNFPAKSKQFIDASMNKALIRKGSPFNVSNMESERQRITRLFRNRGYYFYQNSYASYLADTVNVPGKVQLRLMMADSVDDRATRQWYIGKIHVNFRKQYMEELKDSFMRSYLSFHYNGRKMPIRPGIVLQSLRLRPRELYRVRTEERAKTGLQEMGLFSYSSIQFTPRSVQTLDSLGNVVYRDTLDANIDLVFDKPYDFYVEANARGKTTGRVGPELVVGLTKRNAFHGGEKLTVNLHGSHEWQTISQAGGGSTRINSYEYGSDVSVEFPRIITPWNMFRTMEQNERRYRAGHMPTKYRGVPTTTIKASMNVLNRASYFRRHVAAGELTYAWSTSYQHQHSFSPLILSYEFMNSRTAAFDSILALHPYLQISMRDQFVPKMSYTYTYRSPRRYRHPITWSTTISEAANILSLGYMAAGKGWNEKDKKMFKNPFAQFLKLETDFVKYWRITQDGTLVGHVNAGIIWSYGNAENAPYYEQFYIGGANSVRAFNVRSIGPGRYQPTNSKYSYIDQTGDIKYLMNLEYRQKVWGDLYGALFLDAGNVWTLRNHEYSPLGKFDVDKFFRQLAVGTGVGVRYDMGMFVIRVDWGIGLHVPYDTGKNGIYNIRRFKDAQSLHFAVGYPF is encoded by the coding sequence ATGAGCGATATGAAACAGCAGAACAGGTTATACCTTATTATATATGTGGCAGCATTGCTGATGTTGTCGGGGCAGCTCATAACGGGTTGCTCTTCAACCAGTGCACTGAAAGAAGACGAGCAGCTGTTTACGGGTCTGGTACCTATCGAGTATAAGAACTACGAGAAGGGAGCTTATGCTGATTCTACCATCACCGAGATGGAGTATGCCCTGGCTTCGGCTCCGAACGGTGCCTTGTTCGGGAGCAGCTATTACCGCACGCCGTTCCCTGTGCGCCTGTGGATATGGAATGCTTTCTCTCAGTCGGATGGAGCACTGGCTAAGTGGATAACCAAGGTATTCGGTTCCAAACCTAAGCTGATGGCGAATGTGAATCCGCAGCTCCGTGCCCAGGTAGCCGAGCATCAGCTCGATAAATATGGGTATTTTAACGGTAAGGTGACTTATGATGTGCTGACACAGAGCAATCCGAAGAAGGCGAAGGTTGCCTATCAGGTAGACTTCGGTCATCTCTGGACGCTTGATTCTATGGCTTATCTCAACTTCCCAGCCAAGAGCAAGCAGTTTATAGATGCTTCCATGAACAAGGCGCTCATACGGAAGGGGAGTCCTTTCAATGTCTCCAACATGGAATCGGAACGTCAGCGTATCACCCGTCTGTTCCGCAACAGGGGCTATTATTTCTATCAGAATAGTTATGCTTCTTATCTTGCCGATACCGTGAATGTGCCCGGCAAGGTGCAGTTGCGGCTGATGATGGCAGACAGCGTGGACGATAGGGCTACCCGACAGTGGTATATCGGAAAGATTCATGTTAATTTCAGAAAGCAGTATATGGAGGAGTTGAAGGATTCCTTTATGCGCAGCTATCTGAGTTTCCATTATAATGGAAGAAAGATGCCGATACGTCCGGGCATCGTTTTGCAGAGTCTGCGCCTGCGTCCCCGTGAACTGTATCGGGTACGTACCGAGGAACGTGCCAAGACCGGACTCCAGGAGATGGGACTCTTCAGCTATTCCAGCATCCAGTTCACTCCCCGTTCGGTGCAGACCTTAGATAGTCTGGGCAATGTAGTATATCGTGATACCTTGGATGCCAATATCGATCTGGTATTCGACAAGCCATACGATTTCTATGTCGAGGCAAATGCCCGCGGTAAAACGACCGGTAGAGTAGGACCGGAGTTGGTAGTGGGTCTTACCAAGCGCAATGCTTTTCATGGAGGCGAGAAACTTACTGTCAACCTGCATGGTTCGCATGAGTGGCAAACCATCAGTCAGGCTGGTGGAGGTTCTACCCGCATCAATTCCTATGAATACGGATCGGATGTTTCCGTAGAGTTCCCTCGCATCATCACGCCTTGGAATATGTTCAGAACGATGGAGCAGAATGAGCGCAGATACCGTGCCGGGCATATGCCTACCAAATATCGGGGTGTGCCAACTACTACCATCAAGGCTTCGATGAATGTGCTGAACAGAGCCAGCTATTTCCGACGTCATGTGGCAGCGGGCGAGTTAACCTATGCGTGGTCTACCTCTTACCAGCATCAGCATTCTTTCAGTCCGCTGATTCTCTCTTATGAGTTTATGAACAGCCGCACTGCCGCATTCGATAGCATCCTCGCCCTGCATCCTTATCTTCAGATATCGATGCGCGACCAGTTTGTGCCTAAGATGAGTTACACCTATACTTATCGCAGTCCGCGCCGTTACCGCCATCCTATCACCTGGTCAACCACCATCAGCGAGGCAGCCAATATCCTTTCGCTCGGTTACATGGCGGCCGGAAAGGGATGGAATGAGAAAGACAAGAAGATGTTCAAGAATCCGTTTGCTCAGTTTCTGAAACTGGAGACTGATTTCGTGAAATATTGGCGTATCACCCAGGATGGTACGCTGGTGGGACATGTCAATGCCGGCATTATCTGGAGTTATGGCAATGCCGAGAATGCTCCTTATTATGAGCAGTTCTATATCGGTGGTGCCAACAGTGTGCGAGCCTTTAATGTGCGGAGTATCGGACCGGGCAGATACCAGCCTACCAACAGCAAGTATTCGTATATCGACCAGACGGGCGACATCAAGTATCTGATGAATCTGGAATACCGTCAGAAGGTATGGGGCGATCTCTATGGAGCTCTTTTCCTGGATGCAGGTAATGTGTGGACCTTACGCAACCATGAGTACAGTCCGCTCGGCAAGTTTGATGTAGACAAGTTTTTCCGGCAGTTGGCGGTAGGCACCGGTGTCGGTGTGCGTTATGACATGGGTATGTTTGTGATACGTGTCGACTGGGGTATCGGTCTGCACGTTCCTTACGATACCGGCAAGAATGGCATCTATAACATCCGACGGTTCAAGGATGCCCAGAGTCTGCATTTCGCTGTGGGTTATCCTTTCTAG
- a CDS encoding DHH family phosphoesterase → MNINILTDQEAAILRETIAASHRIVVCAHKSPDGDAIGSSLGWAGYLRSLGKKVDICVPDMIPDSISWLPGAAGILRYDRQPELVQRAFDEADLVCCVDFSSEGRLDEMDHVLLGCKTQRVIIDHHLAPNLEAKLLVSQPHASSASDLIFRVVWQLGGFPQMDQTWATCIYCGMMTDTGGFTYNSTQPYIYYIICLLLTKNIDKDKIYRNVFNNARIPAVRFRGYLMNEKLQVVEGLHASFYTVTRKELKKYDFIKGDLEGLVNVPLTIKGHKLSISLREDTDIDNRILVSLRSVDDFPCNKMAAEFFNGGGHRNASGGKLHCSIQEAEQIALKAILAYADMLK, encoded by the coding sequence ATAAACATTAATATATTGACAGATCAGGAAGCCGCTATTCTCCGAGAGACGATAGCGGCTTCTCATCGTATTGTCGTCTGTGCACATAAGTCGCCAGACGGTGATGCCATCGGCTCTTCTTTGGGATGGGCTGGTTATCTTCGCTCTTTGGGCAAGAAAGTTGACATTTGTGTGCCGGATATGATACCGGATTCTATTTCCTGGTTGCCTGGAGCTGCAGGTATCCTGCGATATGACAGACAGCCTGAACTGGTGCAGCGAGCTTTCGATGAAGCCGACCTGGTATGCTGTGTTGACTTTAGCAGTGAGGGACGTCTTGATGAGATGGACCATGTATTGTTGGGTTGCAAGACTCAGCGTGTCATCATCGACCACCATCTGGCTCCTAATCTTGAGGCTAAGCTGCTGGTTTCGCAGCCACATGCCAGCAGTGCCAGCGACCTGATATTCCGTGTTGTCTGGCAGTTGGGAGGTTTCCCACAGATGGATCAGACCTGGGCTACCTGCATCTATTGCGGCATGATGACCGATACGGGCGGTTTCACCTATAATTCTACCCAGCCTTATATCTATTACATCATCTGCTTGCTGCTTACCAAGAACATCGACAAGGATAAGATTTACCGCAATGTCTTCAATAATGCCCGCATTCCGGCAGTCCGGTTCCGTGGCTATCTGATGAATGAAAAGTTGCAGGTAGTAGAGGGACTTCATGCCAGTTTCTATACCGTGACCCGTAAAGAGTTGAAGAAGTATGACTTTATCAAGGGCGACCTGGAAGGACTGGTGAACGTACCTCTTACCATCAAGGGTCACAAACTCTCCATTTCTCTTCGTGAAGATACAGATATAGACAATCGCATATTGGTAAGTCTCCGTTCGGTAGACGATTTCCCATGCAATAAGATGGCAGCCGAGTTCTTCAATGGTGGCGGTCATCGCAATGCTTCTGGCGGCAAATTGCATTGCAGCATACAGGAGGCGGAGCAGATAGCACTGAAGGCTATCCTGGCATACGCCGATATGCTGAAGTAG